The following proteins come from a genomic window of Nostoc sp. ATCC 53789:
- a CDS encoding 2Fe-2S iron-sulfur cluster-binding protein, translating into MPKVLAEGKTIQCVSGSNLRTILLQNGIHLYNDGAKVINCRGIGSCGTCAVKVKGEVSAANWRDRARRSLPPHSPTTDLRLACQTQVLGDVKVTKFDGFWGQGSRIVWTPKG; encoded by the coding sequence ATGCCTAAAGTACTAGCTGAAGGTAAAACAATTCAGTGCGTAAGCGGAAGCAATCTCCGAACAATTTTGCTGCAAAATGGTATTCACCTCTACAATGACGGTGCTAAGGTAATAAACTGTCGGGGCATTGGCAGTTGCGGAACCTGTGCGGTTAAGGTAAAGGGCGAAGTATCAGCAGCGAATTGGCGCGATCGAGCCCGGCGTTCGCTTCCTCCCCATTCTCCTACAACAGACTTGCGTTTAGCCTGCCAAACTCAGGTTTTAGGCGATGTGAAAGTGACAAAGTTTGATGGATTTTGGGGACAAGGTTCTCGAATAGTGTGGACACCAAAAGGTTAA
- the thiO gene encoding glycine oxidase ThiO, giving the protein MTSEIVIIGGGVIGLAIAIELKMRGTNVTVLCRDFQAAATHAAAGMLAPDAENITNEAMRSLCWRSRALYPDWTTKLEELTGLNTGYRACGILAPVFEEAVGQGSREQGAGSRGKGENFSPLHPSHCPPASSPAYWLNKEAIHQYQPGLGAEVVGGWWYPEDAQVDNKALAQILRTAAECVGVELKDGITVEAFLQQQGQVVGVQTNVGIIRAAHYVLASGAWSNELLPLPVLPRKGQMLSVRLPEFAPEVPLKRILFGDNTYIVPRRDRLIIGATSEDVGFTPNNTPDGIQKLLQAAIRLYPQLKHYPIQEFWWGFRPATPDELPILGTSHCQNLTLATGHYRNGILLTPVTAVLIADLILEQKPDPLLADFHYSRFQSQPSTPTPMLTHSANFSNGNRPAISSLPVQDSPLIIAGKTFQSRLMTGTGKYRSIEEMQQSVAASDCQIVTVAVRRVQTKAPGHEGLAEALDWTKIWMLPNTAGCQTAEEAIRVARLGREMAKLLGQEDNNFVKLEVIPDLKYLLPDPIGTLQAAEQLVKEGFAVLPYINADPMLAKRLEEVGCATVMPLASPIGSGQGLKTTANIQIIIENANVPVVVDAGIGSPSEAAQAMELGADALLINSAIALSANPAAMARAMNLGAVAGRLAYLAGRMPIKDYASPSSPVTGTITN; this is encoded by the coding sequence ATGACTAGTGAGATCGTAATTATTGGTGGCGGCGTTATTGGTTTAGCGATCGCTATTGAACTAAAAATGCGCGGGACAAACGTCACCGTGCTTTGTCGTGACTTTCAAGCTGCCGCTACCCACGCCGCCGCCGGGATGTTAGCACCAGACGCGGAAAACATCACTAATGAGGCAATGCGTTCATTGTGTTGGCGATCGCGTGCTTTATATCCCGACTGGACAACTAAACTAGAAGAACTAACTGGTTTAAATACTGGCTACCGTGCCTGTGGTATTCTCGCACCCGTCTTTGAAGAGGCGGTGGGGCAGGGAAGCAGGGAGCAGGGAGCAGGGAGCAGGGGGAAAGGGGAAAATTTCTCTCCTCTGCACCCTTCCCACTGCCCTCCTGCCTCTTCCCCGGCTTACTGGTTAAATAAAGAGGCAATTCATCAATATCAGCCAGGATTAGGGGCAGAGGTAGTTGGTGGCTGGTGGTATCCTGAAGATGCACAAGTTGATAATAAAGCTTTAGCTCAAATATTGCGGACGGCGGCTGAGTGTGTTGGTGTTGAACTCAAAGACGGTATTACAGTAGAAGCATTTTTACAGCAGCAAGGACAAGTGGTTGGCGTGCAAACCAATGTTGGGATAATTCGCGCCGCGCACTATGTTTTAGCCTCAGGTGCTTGGTCAAATGAGTTGTTGCCGCTACCCGTGCTACCCAGAAAAGGACAAATGCTGAGTGTACGGCTACCAGAATTTGCGCCGGAAGTGCCCTTAAAGCGGATTTTATTTGGGGATAATACTTATATCGTACCAAGACGCGATCGCCTGATTATTGGGGCAACAAGTGAAGACGTTGGTTTCACCCCCAACAATACCCCAGACGGCATTCAAAAATTATTACAAGCTGCCATTCGGCTGTATCCCCAATTAAAGCATTATCCCATCCAAGAGTTCTGGTGGGGATTTCGCCCAGCCACCCCCGATGAGTTACCCATCCTTGGTACTAGCCACTGTCAAAATTTAACCCTTGCCACAGGTCATTACCGTAACGGGATTCTACTTACACCTGTAACCGCCGTATTGATTGCCGATTTAATCTTAGAACAAAAGCCCGATCCTCTACTTGCTGATTTTCACTATTCGCGCTTCCAATCTCAGCCATCTACCCCCACTCCAATGCTGACTCACTCTGCCAACTTCTCCAACGGGAATCGTCCTGCTATATCCTCCCTCCCAGTTCAAGACTCGCCGTTAATTATTGCTGGCAAAACCTTCCAATCCCGCTTGATGACGGGAACCGGTAAGTATCGCAGCATAGAAGAAATGCAGCAAAGCGTTGCCGCCAGTGATTGCCAGATTGTCACCGTCGCTGTAAGACGGGTACAAACCAAGGCCCCCGGACATGAAGGTTTAGCCGAAGCCTTGGATTGGACAAAAATTTGGATGTTGCCCAATACCGCAGGTTGCCAAACTGCTGAAGAAGCGATTCGGGTGGCGCGGTTGGGGCGAGAAATGGCGAAATTATTAGGGCAGGAAGATAATAACTTTGTCAAGTTAGAAGTAATACCTGATCTTAAGTATTTACTCCCAGATCCAATTGGGACGCTGCAAGCCGCAGAACAATTAGTTAAAGAAGGTTTTGCAGTATTGCCTTATATTAACGCTGACCCCATGTTAGCCAAGCGTTTAGAAGAAGTAGGCTGTGCGACGGTAATGCCTTTGGCATCGCCCATTGGTTCTGGACAAGGGCTAAAAACAACCGCCAACATCCAAATCATCATCGAAAATGCGAATGTGCCAGTGGTGGTAGATGCTGGTATTGGTTCACCCTCAGAAGCTGCTCAAGCAATGGAATTGGGAGCAGATGCTTTATTGATTAATAGTGCGATCGCTCTTTCTGCCAACCCAGCAGCAATGGCTCGTGCCATGAATTTAGGAGCAGTTGCCGGTCGCCTAGCATACCTTGCTGGCAGGATGCCGATCAAAGATTATGCCAGTCCTAGTTCACCTGTCACGGGGACAATTACTAATTAG
- a CDS encoding ssl1498 family light-harvesting-like protein has product MPYTNEEGGLLNNFAREPKIYQAEPPTQGQKRTYLILGVAATALVVGLILVAFFVSKSS; this is encoded by the coding sequence ATGCCCTATACCAATGAAGAAGGCGGCCTTCTGAATAATTTTGCCCGGGAACCAAAGATTTATCAAGCAGAACCTCCAACACAAGGGCAAAAACGAACTTATCTCATACTAGGAGTTGCCGCTACAGCTTTGGTTGTCGGCTTGATTCTAGTCGCCTTCTTCGTTTCTAAGAGCAGTTAA
- a CDS encoding tetratricopeptide repeat protein yields MSVNDTAHNNNSTLNRQVYHRLKLALSLGLRRQLFLAVCDDLHLRNQVAARLHSTLAYPVGQVLYQSSNAQENSTPAYPRLVTLRLNLNEPNPIVQINQWLANYPPPIVGASKDTPGRPFPVPAFQIVGVEHLTKETVATQRLFLHYLRLSEQYFSTQESSRFLESNLLLWIPRPWLSAIKQSAPQFWRCRTGVFVFAGEPTPATQNTGYPERFSPSRNLDLGNIEQSVLDKSVNQAELKTPASEFKFENNSGFPAEIQGNGIHKTQEFTNRSGSGKNNQSLLSLSYVSSELTELVTATINASSDKNTENYLQPQQILLEIEELHEKQASGDVLAEAYHRLGTLYRLRIEQGESTLENLMVAIIAYQEAISYDESSPQLPDILNDLGTLYWMLYRTPPNSEEGQTYIEQAIEFYQLALKMISPQTHRETYARVQNNLGTAYGDLARFSHPSDNWQEAILAYNEALSYRTADMDSLKYAACQNNLGTAYWHLGQYNQPIVHLKKAIAAYNEALVYYNPEEEPLKYGMIQNNIGTACWNLAQYEQPAQNLQLAINVYSKALKYRTPANVPSACAATQNNLGTAYWHLANLSQTTKEARQKYLQLCISAYEEAIALAHSLNGTPLSFDLLASYNNLALAHYQLVIDKSFHGDKATHSQHLEVALDYHLQALNGLSKQSEAYQTTFTYVVKTIRAFHNELGIQGQTLALSKVPSQLLPEILSKL; encoded by the coding sequence ATGAGCGTGAATGATACTGCACACAACAATAATTCTACTTTGAATCGGCAAGTATACCACCGCCTGAAACTTGCCCTAAGCCTTGGCTTACGACGACAACTTTTTTTAGCAGTATGTGATGATTTACACCTAAGAAATCAGGTAGCAGCTCGCTTGCATTCTACATTGGCTTATCCTGTTGGACAGGTGCTATATCAGTCATCAAATGCCCAAGAAAATAGCACTCCAGCTTATCCGCGATTAGTCACATTGCGTTTAAATTTAAACGAACCCAATCCCATAGTTCAGATAAATCAATGGTTAGCTAATTATCCACCACCAATTGTTGGAGCATCAAAAGATACTCCTGGAAGACCTTTTCCAGTACCAGCATTTCAGATTGTCGGCGTGGAACATCTTACCAAGGAAACAGTAGCAACACAGCGTTTGTTTTTACACTATCTCCGCTTAAGTGAGCAATATTTTTCTACACAAGAATCCAGTCGATTTCTAGAATCTAACCTACTGTTGTGGATACCGCGTCCTTGGTTATCTGCCATTAAGCAATCAGCACCACAATTTTGGCGTTGCCGGACTGGTGTATTTGTGTTTGCTGGAGAACCCACACCCGCGACTCAAAATACAGGCTATCCAGAACGTTTTTCACCTTCGAGAAACTTGGATTTAGGGAATATTGAGCAGTCGGTTTTAGATAAATCAGTTAACCAAGCAGAACTCAAAACCCCAGCCTCCGAGTTCAAGTTTGAGAATAATTCCGGTTTCCCAGCAGAGATACAAGGGAATGGCATACACAAAACCCAGGAATTTACTAATAGGTCTGGTAGTGGTAAAAATAATCAATCGCTGTTGTCTTTATCTTATGTAAGTAGCGAGTTAACAGAGCTAGTAACCGCAACAATTAACGCAAGTAGTGATAAAAATACTGAAAATTATTTACAACCGCAGCAGATTTTGTTGGAGATTGAAGAATTACACGAAAAGCAAGCTTCAGGGGATGTACTGGCAGAAGCTTATCATCGCTTAGGCACTTTATACCGCCTTCGGATTGAGCAAGGAGAGTCAACCCTAGAAAACCTGATGGTGGCAATTATTGCCTATCAGGAGGCTATTAGCTATGACGAAAGCTCACCACAACTTCCAGATATCTTGAATGATTTGGGTACACTCTACTGGATGCTATACCGTACACCACCCAATTCTGAGGAGGGACAAACTTATATAGAGCAGGCAATAGAATTTTATCAGTTGGCGTTAAAGATGATTTCACCGCAGACGCATCGAGAAACTTACGCTCGTGTGCAAAATAATTTGGGGACGGCTTATGGTGATTTAGCCCGTTTTTCTCACCCATCTGACAATTGGCAGGAGGCAATATTAGCTTACAACGAAGCACTCAGCTACCGTACAGCCGATATGGATTCATTAAAGTATGCAGCTTGCCAGAATAATTTGGGTACTGCTTACTGGCATCTAGGGCAATACAATCAACCGATTGTGCATTTAAAGAAAGCGATCGCAGCTTACAACGAAGCACTCGTATACTACAACCCCGAAGAGGAACCGCTCAAGTATGGGATGATTCAAAACAACATCGGTACTGCCTGTTGGAATCTGGCACAATACGAACAACCTGCCCAAAATCTCCAGCTAGCTATTAATGTCTATAGCAAAGCTCTTAAGTATCGCACTCCAGCTAATGTTCCCAGTGCCTGCGCCGCTACACAAAATAATCTAGGTACTGCCTACTGGCATTTAGCAAACCTTTCTCAGACAACTAAAGAGGCACGTCAAAAGTATTTGCAACTATGTATCAGCGCTTATGAAGAGGCTATAGCTTTGGCTCACTCACTTAACGGTACTCCTTTAAGCTTTGATTTGCTTGCCTCTTATAATAACTTGGCACTAGCACATTATCAGCTAGTAATAGATAAGTCGTTTCATGGTGACAAAGCAACACATTCTCAACACTTAGAAGTAGCTTTAGACTACCATTTGCAAGCTTTAAACGGATTGAGCAAACAATCAGAGGCTTATCAAACAACCTTTACTTATGTGGTGAAAACTATTCGTGCTTTTCATAATGAATTAGGGATACAGGGACAAACTCTAGCTTTATCTAAAGTTCCTAGTCAGTTATTACCAGAGATATTGTCAAAGTTATAA
- a CDS encoding conjugal transfer protein TrbI has product MTRLYQWKSGTAALMAIAVTASVASPLLSLAPANAQYRIGQDRNTQYGNVTIPSGVAFPVTYEKETITIAPGESKSITLRIANDIIDRNRNVLIPAGTKVNGRLESVDLDNYSRNTDDNQGKGVRFVAQELEFSNGQRQSINATSRTYTTTQKVSQGPSTGQVLTDAAIGGGAGLLGSLITGNNRIDDLKPVIGAAAGAGASVLLRKKEANVFVIRPAQDLRLTLNSNLNLVPRSRY; this is encoded by the coding sequence ATGACTCGCCTATATCAATGGAAATCTGGAACTGCTGCACTAATGGCAATAGCCGTTACCGCAAGCGTCGCTAGCCCCCTATTAAGCTTGGCTCCTGCCAATGCACAATACAGAATTGGGCAAGACAGAAATACTCAATATGGAAACGTTACCATTCCTTCTGGGGTTGCTTTTCCTGTCACCTACGAGAAAGAGACTATTACTATTGCTCCTGGGGAAAGTAAATCTATAACCTTGAGAATAGCCAATGACATTATCGACAGAAATAGAAATGTCTTAATTCCTGCTGGAACTAAAGTAAATGGACGGCTAGAATCTGTTGACTTAGATAATTATTCAAGAAATACAGATGACAACCAAGGAAAAGGCGTGCGGTTTGTCGCTCAAGAATTAGAATTTTCTAATGGTCAGCGTCAGTCGATTAATGCAACTTCTCGGACATACACCACAACTCAAAAAGTTTCACAAGGGCCTAGCACTGGTCAGGTTTTAACTGATGCAGCTATTGGTGGAGGCGCTGGTCTTTTAGGTTCACTAATTACTGGTAACAACAGAATTGATGATTTAAAACCTGTTATTGGTGCGGCTGCGGGTGCAGGTGCAAGTGTCCTATTACGGAAAAAAGAAGCAAATGTGTTTGTCATCAGACCCGCACAAGATTTAAGGCTCACACTGAATTCTAATTTGAATTTAGTACCACGCTCGCGCTACTAG